A single Curtobacterium sp. MCSS17_015 DNA region contains:
- a CDS encoding polyphosphate kinase 2 family protein encodes MSRQKSWNADPEPLLRVGPGFRLDTVDPDSTPGFPGRKIDGLEALAAGASRLAALQERLWAAATAGDQRRVLLVLQAMDTAGKGGIVSHVVGAVDPNGVRYAGFKAPTAEEREHDFLWRVERQLPDAGQLGVFDRSHYEDVLVQRVRGFAEPSEIERRYGAIVDFEHRLAEQGTTVVKVMLHISKDEQRERLGERLDRPDKHWKFNPGDIDDRLLWDDYQDAYQIVFDRTSTPQAPWYVVPANRKWYARLAVQQLLLRALEDMRLSWPAADFDVAEQRQRLAAS; translated from the coding sequence GTGAGCCGTCAGAAGTCCTGGAACGCCGATCCCGAACCGCTCCTCCGAGTCGGTCCCGGGTTCCGGCTCGACACGGTCGACCCCGACTCGACACCGGGGTTCCCCGGTCGCAAGATCGACGGGCTCGAGGCGCTCGCCGCCGGTGCCTCCCGCCTGGCTGCGCTGCAGGAACGGCTCTGGGCAGCGGCGACGGCGGGGGACCAGCGCCGCGTGCTGCTCGTCCTGCAGGCGATGGACACCGCGGGCAAGGGCGGCATCGTCTCGCACGTGGTCGGCGCGGTCGATCCGAACGGCGTCCGCTACGCGGGCTTCAAGGCACCCACCGCCGAGGAGCGCGAGCACGACTTCCTCTGGCGCGTCGAACGGCAGCTGCCGGACGCGGGGCAACTCGGTGTCTTCGACCGGTCCCACTACGAGGACGTCCTGGTCCAGCGCGTCCGCGGGTTCGCCGAGCCGTCCGAGATCGAGCGGCGGTACGGGGCGATCGTCGACTTCGAGCACCGCCTCGCCGAGCAGGGCACGACGGTCGTCAAGGTGATGCTGCACATCTCGAAGGACGAGCAGCGTGAACGGCTCGGCGAGCGTCTCGACCGGCCGGACAAGCACTGGAAGTTCAACCCGGGCGACATCGACGACCGCCTGCTGTGGGACGACTACCAGGACGCGTACCAGATCGTCTTCGACCGCACCTCGACGCCGCAGGCGCCGTGGTACGTCGTGCCGGCGAACCGCAAGTGGTACGCCCGTCTCGCCGTGCAGCAGCTCCTGCTGCGCGCCCTCGAGGACATGCGCCTCTCCTGGCCCGCCGCGGACTTCGACGTGGCCGAACAGCGGCAGCGGCTCGCCGCGTCCTGA
- a CDS encoding exonuclease SbcCD subunit D, which produces MRILHTGDWHLGRTLLGADLLEHQAAFLDHLVQVVRDRSVDLVVVAGDVYDRAIPPVEAVRMLSHVLERLAETATVVVTPGNHDSAVRLGFGAGVMSDRVRILAEPSRLAEPVLVDTSDGGGPVAVYGVPYLQPDMVRYALAPVPDEPLARSHQAVVGAAMDRVRSDLATRTGTRSVVVAHAFVGGALPSDSEQDIRVGGVDRVAESTFDGVDYVALGHLHGPQRVGAGDRIRYAGSPLAFSFGERNHTKSVTLVDLGIDGAVSVELLPTPVPRRLVDVRGSIEQIESGAFAEHTDAWVRVAVTDTVHPERLYARVKDRFPHALAITHEPADAPDRSPARAVSATSDPVEVAADFVTYATGGGPDDVELAILRDAYESAAAALAEQGAR; this is translated from the coding sequence ATGCGGATCCTGCACACCGGCGACTGGCACCTCGGGCGCACCCTCCTGGGCGCGGACCTGCTCGAGCACCAGGCGGCGTTCCTCGACCACCTCGTGCAGGTCGTCCGTGACAGATCGGTCGACCTCGTGGTCGTCGCGGGGGACGTCTACGACCGGGCGATCCCACCGGTCGAGGCGGTCCGCATGCTCTCGCACGTGCTCGAACGCCTGGCCGAGACGGCGACGGTCGTCGTGACTCCCGGCAACCACGACTCGGCGGTCCGACTCGGGTTCGGCGCCGGCGTGATGAGCGACCGCGTGCGGATCCTCGCCGAACCGTCGCGGCTGGCGGAACCGGTGCTGGTCGACACGTCCGACGGTGGCGGCCCGGTCGCGGTGTACGGGGTGCCGTACCTGCAGCCCGACATGGTGCGGTACGCCCTCGCGCCGGTGCCCGACGAACCGCTCGCACGCTCCCACCAGGCCGTCGTCGGTGCGGCGATGGACCGCGTGCGGAGCGACCTCGCCACCCGTACCGGGACCCGCTCGGTGGTCGTCGCGCACGCCTTCGTCGGTGGTGCGCTGCCGAGCGACAGCGAGCAGGACATCCGCGTCGGGGGTGTCGACCGGGTGGCCGAGTCCACCTTCGACGGCGTCGACTACGTCGCGCTCGGCCACCTGCACGGGCCGCAGCGCGTCGGAGCGGGGGACCGCATCCGCTACGCCGGGTCACCGCTGGCCTTCTCGTTCGGCGAGCGGAACCACACGAAGTCGGTGACCCTGGTCGACCTCGGCATCGACGGTGCCGTGTCCGTCGAACTCCTCCCGACACCCGTGCCCCGGCGGCTCGTGGACGTGCGCGGCAGCATCGAGCAGATCGAGTCCGGGGCGTTCGCCGAACACACCGACGCCTGGGTACGGGTCGCCGTGACGGACACCGTGCACCCCGAGCGCCTGTACGCCCGCGTGAAGGACCGGTTCCCGCACGCCCTCGCGATCACGCACGAGCCCGCCGACGCCCCCGACCGGTCGCCAGCGCGTGCCGTCAGCGCAACGTCCGACCCGGTGGAGGTCGCAGCGGACTTCGTCACCTACGCCACCGGTGGCGGCCCGGACGACGTGGAGCTCGCGATCCTCCGCGACGCCTACGAGTCCGCTGCCGCCGCGCTCGCCGAGCAGGGAGCACGCTGA
- a CDS encoding GNAT family acetyltransferase: protein MEYVIRPFRPADTDAVVALWESCGLVRPWNDPRRDIARKLTVQPELFLVATDREAVVAAGMAGFDGHRGWVNYLAVRPELQGGGLGRAMMTEFERLLTAMGCPKLNLQVRAGNEQVMAFYESLGYAPDHAVSLGKRLIPDDGGPARDASVDDTVAANDR from the coding sequence ATGGAGTACGTCATCCGCCCGTTCCGTCCCGCCGACACCGACGCGGTCGTCGCGCTCTGGGAGTCCTGCGGGCTCGTCCGACCGTGGAACGACCCCCGCCGCGACATCGCCCGGAAGCTGACCGTGCAGCCGGAACTGTTCCTGGTGGCGACCGACCGGGAGGCCGTGGTCGCCGCCGGCATGGCCGGGTTCGACGGGCACCGTGGCTGGGTCAACTACCTCGCGGTGCGCCCGGAACTGCAGGGCGGCGGGCTCGGTCGAGCGATGATGACCGAGTTCGAGCGGCTGCTCACGGCGATGGGATGTCCGAAGCTCAACCTGCAGGTGCGCGCCGGCAACGAGCAGGTCATGGCGTTCTACGAGTCGCTCGGGTACGCCCCGGACCACGCGGTCTCGCTCGGCAAGCGCCTGATCCCGGACGACGGCGGTCCTGCCCGGGACGCGAGTGTCGACGACACCGTCGCCGCCAATGATCGCTGA
- a CDS encoding DinB family protein — MTTPAELLVEAFSRVPETVGRAVDGLSEDQLASRPAAGANTLAWLAWHIARGQDSQIAALAGTEQVWTADGWVGRFGLPFPAEALGYGMSRDDVGRVRASADLLTGYLAAVHERTVSYLGTLSPEDLETVIDEDYDPPVTVGVRLVSILDDCVQHAGQAGYARGVLFFNR, encoded by the coding sequence ATGACCACTCCCGCCGAACTCCTCGTCGAAGCGTTCTCCCGCGTGCCCGAGACGGTCGGACGTGCCGTCGACGGCCTGTCCGAGGACCAGCTCGCATCCCGACCGGCCGCCGGGGCGAACACCCTCGCCTGGCTCGCCTGGCACATCGCGCGCGGCCAGGACTCCCAGATCGCCGCCCTCGCCGGAACGGAACAGGTGTGGACCGCGGACGGCTGGGTCGGACGCTTCGGTCTGCCGTTCCCCGCCGAGGCGCTCGGCTACGGCATGTCGCGTGACGACGTCGGCCGGGTCCGCGCGTCAGCCGACCTCCTGACCGGGTACCTCGCCGCCGTGCACGAACGCACCGTGTCGTACCTCGGGACGCTGTCGCCCGAGGACCTCGAGACCGTCATCGACGAGGACTACGACCCGCCGGTCACCGTCGGCGTGCGCCTCGTCAGCATCCTCGACGACTGCGTCCAGCACGCCGGCCAGGCCGGCTACGCGCGCGGGGTGCTGTTCTTCAACCGCTGA
- a CDS encoding SMC family ATPase, producing the protein MYLHRLELRAVGPYPELVSIDFASLAASGVFLLEGPTGSGKSTIIDAVVYALYGGLAGSDASTDRLHSQHADPGVEPFVDLVFETSAGVYRVRRTPSYDRPKQRGSGTIRQQASAQLWRLADPADLVGEPLSHRAPEIGAEVARVVGLNRDQFLQTVVLPQGEFARFLRSPGEDRRRLLQSLFGTAVYDRTADELAARRRTALADVEAADARVRDALGRFRQASGDDDADESTAPDVVVALQQDAAGRERARAEAAVAAEQAVSHLHDVTARSAAVDRRRDLLRRRDAAADGAQVVAEHRTALALAEHAAVVVAVADGAASAEDRLTALVGERSTVRDRHDLTDPAPRATHDRLVGVLTDVRHLVELERTLAERATAVETATADLERTQARLTEAVAALADRPDERAEIVATAARAAQTAADAGAAERAVETAQELARLLAARDAAADSAAVAATAVAESVTAASAALAAENDLRARRIAGLAGELGGALTPGDPCPVCGAVEHPAVAQPQDDHPSAEQIDRAAAARADAERGLAAATADHAVARAELARLTEAVGDHDDESVARQRDDADARLTAARVAANAVAEHERRLQAHDRATRALEVDHNDLVTRSRVLADRIEGDRVRLDEDGQRVHSARNVVLAAAGDAAAGGAGAEARRAAGSDGDGDGDDSLAAVVERVDAVTTVLRALADLDDRVTATERDVADRKAEVDAAVQAQGFTDVTSARAAALSPAEAGRLRALVVAADREHAVVEAGLADPAVVAAAEDLAALDAAAPGVAVLDLDAARTTRDAAADALDDATRAAAAGSERAAAAERCAADLARAVRARDTTSAESRAVVRLADIASAALNANPTGITLGTYVLMRRFEDVVAAANDRLRAMLAGRFTLETSDERESGTRARRTGLALAVRDHLTDSTRDPRSLSGGETFTFSLCLALGLADVVQAEAGGVSLGTLFVDEGFGTLDPETLDDVIGQLSRLTAGGRQVGIVSHVEELKQRIPERIAVRRTPEGGSRVTTTV; encoded by the coding sequence ATGTACCTGCACCGCCTGGAGCTGCGTGCCGTCGGCCCGTACCCGGAACTCGTCTCGATCGACTTCGCGTCCCTCGCCGCGTCCGGGGTGTTCCTGCTCGAAGGTCCGACCGGGTCCGGCAAGTCCACGATCATCGACGCGGTCGTCTACGCGCTCTACGGCGGGCTCGCCGGCAGCGACGCCAGCACGGACCGACTGCACAGCCAGCACGCCGACCCGGGCGTGGAGCCCTTCGTCGACCTCGTCTTCGAGACGAGCGCCGGCGTGTACCGGGTCCGCCGCACCCCGTCGTACGACCGACCGAAGCAGCGGGGGAGCGGCACGATCCGTCAGCAGGCCTCGGCGCAGCTCTGGCGTCTCGCCGATCCGGCGGACCTGGTGGGCGAGCCGCTGTCCCACCGCGCGCCGGAGATCGGTGCCGAGGTCGCCCGGGTCGTCGGACTCAACCGCGACCAGTTCCTGCAGACCGTCGTCCTGCCCCAGGGCGAGTTCGCCCGCTTCCTCCGGTCCCCGGGGGAAGACCGGCGCAGGCTCCTGCAGTCCCTGTTCGGCACGGCGGTCTACGACCGGACCGCCGACGAGCTCGCGGCACGTCGCCGGACCGCCCTCGCGGACGTCGAGGCAGCGGACGCCCGGGTGCGGGACGCACTCGGCAGGTTCCGTCAGGCGTCCGGGGACGATGACGCCGACGAGTCGACCGCGCCCGACGTGGTGGTCGCGCTCCAGCAGGACGCCGCCGGACGCGAGCGTGCTCGTGCCGAGGCCGCGGTCGCTGCCGAGCAGGCCGTCTCCCACCTGCACGACGTGACGGCGCGCTCGGCGGCCGTCGACCGGCGCCGCGACCTGCTCCGCCGTCGGGACGCCGCTGCCGACGGAGCGCAGGTCGTCGCCGAGCACCGCACCGCCCTCGCACTGGCGGAGCACGCCGCCGTGGTCGTCGCGGTCGCCGACGGTGCGGCGTCGGCCGAGGACCGCCTGACGGCACTGGTCGGAGAGCGCTCGACGGTCCGCGACCGACACGACCTCACCGACCCGGCACCCCGTGCGACCCACGACCGACTCGTCGGGGTCCTCACCGACGTGCGGCACCTCGTCGAGCTCGAGCGGACCCTCGCCGAGCGGGCGACCGCTGTCGAGACCGCCACCGCCGACCTCGAACGGACGCAGGCGCGGCTGACAGAGGCGGTCGCCGCACTCGCCGACCGACCGGACGAGCGCGCCGAGATCGTCGCCACCGCCGCCCGCGCGGCCCAGACCGCGGCCGACGCCGGAGCCGCCGAACGAGCGGTCGAGACGGCACAGGAGCTCGCTCGGCTGCTCGCCGCTCGTGACGCCGCCGCCGACAGCGCCGCGGTCGCCGCCACCGCCGTCGCGGAGTCCGTGACCGCCGCTTCCGCTGCCCTCGCAGCCGAGAACGACCTCCGTGCCCGTCGGATCGCGGGGCTCGCGGGCGAACTCGGCGGGGCGCTCACGCCCGGTGATCCCTGCCCCGTCTGTGGCGCGGTCGAGCACCCGGCGGTGGCCCAGCCGCAGGACGACCACCCGAGTGCCGAGCAGATCGACCGCGCTGCAGCGGCTCGTGCCGACGCCGAACGCGGTCTCGCCGCCGCGACGGCGGACCACGCCGTCGCGCGGGCCGAACTCGCCCGTCTGACCGAGGCCGTCGGTGACCACGACGACGAGTCCGTCGCACGGCAGCGCGATGATGCCGACGCCCGACTCACCGCGGCCCGTGTGGCGGCCAACGCCGTCGCCGAGCACGAGCGCCGACTGCAGGCCCACGACCGCGCGACCCGGGCGCTCGAGGTGGACCACAACGACCTCGTCACCCGGAGTCGGGTCCTCGCCGACCGGATCGAGGGTGACCGTGTCCGTCTCGACGAGGACGGCCAGCGCGTGCATTCCGCCCGGAACGTCGTGCTGGCGGCCGCGGGCGACGCAGCGGCCGGCGGGGCAGGGGCGGAAGCGCGGCGGGCAGCCGGTTCCGACGGGGACGGGGACGGGGATGACAGCCTGGCCGCAGTGGTCGAGCGGGTGGACGCCGTGACGACGGTCCTCCGTGCCCTGGCCGACCTCGACGACCGGGTCACCGCGACCGAGCGCGACGTCGCCGACCGCAAGGCCGAGGTCGACGCCGCCGTGCAGGCGCAGGGGTTCACCGACGTCACGTCCGCACGGGCCGCCGCGCTCAGCCCAGCCGAAGCGGGACGACTCCGTGCACTCGTCGTGGCGGCGGACCGCGAGCACGCCGTGGTGGAGGCCGGACTGGCCGACCCTGCCGTGGTCGCCGCCGCCGAGGACCTCGCAGCACTCGACGCCGCTGCGCCTGGCGTCGCCGTGCTCGACCTCGACGCTGCCCGGACCACTCGGGACGCCGCCGCCGACGCCCTCGACGACGCCACCCGGGCCGCGGCCGCCGGGTCCGAACGTGCCGCCGCTGCTGAGCGGTGCGCCGCAGACCTGGCGCGGGCCGTCCGGGCGCGGGACACGACGAGCGCCGAGAGCCGGGCGGTGGTCCGTCTCGCCGACATCGCCTCCGCGGCGTTGAACGCCAACCCGACGGGCATCACCCTCGGCACCTACGTGCTCATGCGCCGGTTCGAGGACGTCGTGGCCGCCGCGAACGACCGACTGCGGGCGATGCTCGCGGGACGGTTCACCCTCGAGACCTCCGACGAGCGGGAGTCCGGCACCCGAGCACGTCGGACCGGCCTCGCACTGGCGGTCCGCGACCACCTCACCGACAGCACCCGGGACCCACGGAGCCTGTCCGGCGGCGAGACCTTCACGTTCTCGCTCTGCCTGGCGCTCGGGCTCGCCGACGTCGTGCAGGCCGAGGCCGGCGGGGTGTCACTCGGGACGTTGTTCGTCGACGAGGGCTTCGGCACCCTCGACCCCGAGACCCTCGACGACGTCATCGGGCAGCTGTCACGGCTGACGGCGGGCGGGCGCCAGGTCGGCATCGTCAGTCACGTCGAGGAACTCAAGCAGCGGATCCCGGAGCGCATCGCGGTACGACGCACGCCCGAGGGCGGTTCGCGCGTCACCACCACCGTCTGA
- a CDS encoding DEAD/DEAH box helicase produces the protein MAPYDKGANSRADRSDRTRHPNGTPAARSAKHRGFRAADPTAPRQKQRWDADERRSRPSSGERPNWEPRDSRGSRPAWEPRGAGRPARGSDRDERAPRRDADERAPRRFDRDDRAPRSFDRNDRAPRRDADERAPRRFDRDDRAPRRDSDDRAPRRFDRDDRAPRRFDRDDRGPRRDSDERGPRRFDRDDRAPRSFNRDDRGPRRDSDDRAPRRFDRDDRAPRSFNRDDRAPRRDADERAPRRFDRDDRAPRKSDRNDRAPRSFDRDERARRRDDAPRGHFVPADDVKLEKLQADSTVAADVEGVTFGDLGIGGNISLALAELGASSPFPIQAATIPDVLAGKDVLGRGRTGSGKTIAFGAPLVEKLMEHGGGTKRKMGRAPRALILAPTRELALQIDRTVQPIARSVGLFTTQIYGGVPYGRQEGALQRGVDIIVGTPGRVQDLMNKGTLDLSEVVISVLDEADHMCDLGFLEPVQEILSATADVTPQGNRAQKLLFSATLDTQVAALVDEFLHEPSVHEVAGEDQASSTIDHRVLVVEQRDKDRVLEELVAGEGKTIVFARTRAYAERLADQFEDAGIRATSLHGDLNQSRRTRNLQLLTSGRVNVLVATDVAARGIHVDDVSLVVQADAPDDYKAYMHRSGRTGRAGKEGTVVTIVPRGRRRKIEGILEHAEIEADLVESGPGDRIIAELAAR, from the coding sequence ATGGCCCCGTACGACAAGGGCGCGAACTCCCGCGCTGACCGCTCCGACCGCACGCGTCACCCGAACGGCACCCCTGCCGCTCGCAGCGCCAAGCACCGCGGCTTCCGTGCCGCCGACCCGACCGCTCCGCGCCAGAAGCAGCGCTGGGACGCCGACGAACGTCGCTCCCGTCCGTCCTCGGGCGAGCGCCCGAACTGGGAGCCGCGCGACAGCCGCGGCAGCCGTCCCGCGTGGGAGCCGCGCGGTGCGGGCCGTCCCGCCCGCGGTTCGGACCGCGACGAGCGTGCGCCGCGTCGTGATGCCGACGAGCGTGCGCCGCGTCGCTTCGACCGCGACGACCGTGCCCCGCGCTCGTTCGATCGCAACGACCGCGCTCCCCGTCGTGACGCCGACGAGCGCGCGCCGCGTCGCTTCGACCGCGACGACCGAGCCCCGCGTCGAGACAGCGACGACCGTGCCCCGCGTCGCTTCGATCGTGATGACCGTGCTCCGCGTCGCTTCGATCGTGATGACCGCGGGCCGCGTCGTGACAGCGACGAGCGTGGGCCGCGGCGCTTCGACCGTGATGACCGTGCCCCGCGCTCGTTCAACCGCGATGACCGCGGGCCGCGTCGTGACAGCGATGACCGTGCCCCGCGTCGCTTCGACCGCGATGACCGTGCCCCGCGCTCGTTCAACCGTGACGATCGTGCTCCGCGTCGTGACGCCGACGAGCGTGCGCCGCGTCGCTTCGACCGTGATGACCGCGCCCCGCGCAAGTCCGATCGCAACGACCGGGCACCCCGCTCGTTCGACCGCGACGAGCGGGCCCGGCGTCGCGACGACGCTCCCCGCGGACACTTCGTCCCGGCGGACGACGTCAAGCTCGAGAAGCTCCAGGCCGACTCCACTGTCGCGGCCGACGTCGAGGGCGTGACCTTCGGCGACCTCGGCATCGGTGGCAACATCTCCCTTGCCCTGGCCGAGCTCGGCGCGAGCAGCCCGTTCCCGATCCAGGCCGCGACGATCCCCGACGTGCTCGCCGGCAAGGACGTCCTCGGCCGTGGCCGCACGGGCTCCGGCAAGACGATCGCGTTCGGCGCCCCGCTCGTCGAGAAGCTCATGGAGCACGGCGGCGGCACGAAGCGCAAGATGGGCCGCGCCCCGCGTGCGCTCATCCTCGCCCCGACCCGCGAGCTCGCCCTGCAGATCGACCGCACGGTGCAGCCGATCGCCCGGTCGGTGGGCCTCTTCACGACCCAGATCTACGGCGGTGTGCCCTACGGGCGCCAGGAGGGTGCCCTCCAGCGGGGCGTCGACATCATCGTCGGCACCCCCGGCCGCGTGCAGGACCTCATGAACAAGGGGACGCTCGACCTCAGCGAGGTCGTCATCTCCGTCCTCGACGAGGCCGACCACATGTGCGACCTCGGGTTCCTCGAGCCGGTGCAGGAGATCCTCTCCGCAACGGCCGACGTCACCCCGCAGGGCAACCGGGCGCAGAAGCTCCTGTTCAGCGCGACGCTCGACACCCAGGTGGCGGCGCTCGTCGACGAGTTCCTGCACGAGCCGAGCGTGCACGAGGTCGCGGGTGAGGACCAGGCGTCCTCGACCATCGACCACCGCGTGCTCGTGGTCGAGCAGCGCGACAAGGACCGCGTCCTCGAGGAGCTCGTCGCCGGCGAGGGCAAGACCATCGTCTTCGCCCGCACGCGTGCCTACGCCGAGCGTCTGGCCGACCAGTTCGAGGACGCCGGCATCCGTGCGACCTCCCTGCACGGTGACCTCAACCAGTCGCGCCGTACGCGCAACCTGCAGCTGCTCACGAGCGGCCGGGTGAACGTGCTCGTGGCCACCGACGTCGCTGCGCGTGGCATCCACGTCGACGACGTCTCGCTCGTCGTGCAGGCCGATGCGCCCGACGACTACAAGGCGTACATGCACCGCTCCGGCCGCACGGGTCGTGCCGGCAAGGAGGGCACCGTCGTCACGATCGTCCCGCGTGGCCGTCGCCGCAAGATCGAGGGCATCCTCGAGCACGCCGAGATCGAGGCGGACCTCGTCGAGAGCGGTCCCGGCGACCGCATCATCGCTGAGCTCGCCGCGCGCTGA
- a CDS encoding alpha/beta hydrolase, with the protein MKSGRRTLLALVAAVAVVGVAASCSVDGTGDRNTTVTADPVIYPLSLEYHGIDVVQDVPYGQDPLQQLDVCLPADSPAESTATPTTVPTAPASAAPDRVEVGSRPAVMMVHGGSWSHGDKATAAYRSVCQFLASEGFVTFNVDYRLAPTDPFPAGFDDVRRALDFVFRPTTLQTYDVDPDRVGVFGGSAGGNLAALLAVEDHESSAYADGFRIRAVVDLSGPTDLTARSTGADGVSASFQRKQLLYLGCTSYRSCPAAERASPEYQVTQETAPFFIGHSTDEFIPLWESQRFASTLRSHGVPVTFVAVQGSAHSIAQLDRAMSRRVTAFLRDGLR; encoded by the coding sequence ATGAAGTCCGGCCGCCGCACCCTGCTCGCGCTCGTCGCCGCGGTCGCGGTCGTCGGCGTGGCGGCGTCGTGCAGCGTCGACGGGACCGGTGACCGGAACACCACCGTCACCGCCGACCCGGTCATCTACCCGCTGTCGCTGGAGTACCACGGCATCGACGTCGTCCAGGACGTGCCGTACGGACAGGACCCCCTGCAGCAACTCGACGTGTGCCTGCCCGCCGACAGTCCGGCCGAGAGCACCGCGACGCCGACCACGGTGCCGACGGCGCCGGCCTCCGCCGCACCGGACCGCGTCGAGGTCGGCTCGCGCCCGGCCGTGATGATGGTCCACGGCGGCAGCTGGTCGCACGGTGACAAGGCCACGGCGGCGTACCGATCGGTGTGCCAGTTCCTGGCGTCCGAGGGCTTCGTGACGTTCAACGTCGACTACCGGCTCGCCCCGACGGACCCGTTCCCCGCCGGGTTCGACGACGTCCGGCGTGCGCTCGACTTCGTCTTCCGACCGACGACCCTGCAGACGTACGACGTCGACCCGGACCGGGTCGGTGTGTTCGGCGGCAGCGCCGGCGGCAACCTCGCCGCACTGCTGGCCGTCGAGGACCACGAGTCGAGCGCCTACGCCGACGGCTTCCGCATCCGGGCCGTCGTCGACCTCAGCGGCCCGACCGACCTGACCGCCCGGTCGACCGGCGCCGACGGGGTCTCGGCTTCGTTCCAGCGGAAGCAGCTGCTCTACCTCGGATGCACCTCGTACCGATCGTGCCCGGCCGCCGAGCGGGCATCGCCGGAGTACCAGGTGACGCAGGAGACGGCCCCGTTCTTCATCGGGCACTCGACCGACGAGTTCATCCCGCTCTGGGAGTCGCAGCGCTTCGCGTCGACCCTGCGCTCACACGGTGTGCCGGTGACGTTCGTGGCGGTGCAGGGATCGGCGCACTCGATCGCCCAGCTCGACCGGGCGATGAGCCGACGTGTGACGGCGTTCCTGCGCGACGGCCTGCGCTGA
- a CDS encoding class E sortase, with protein MTSHDTLPSRRDARDATEAERPRRRRPRQTVFGALVALLAELLIIAGAGTGLYVVWTAWWTDVVAVNEQNELVKTLEQPETKQAVGTEHRDDAPVLSEPPGMSTVFGTMQIPRFGADYTRPIGEGTDREQVLNTIGLGHYQDTAMPGAEGNFAVAGHRVTYGKPLNQIAEMQDGDSIVVRVTDAEQDFDVWYVYKVTDSQIVTPDKIETIAPVPNQPGVEPTADDRWLTLTACHPMWSAAERYIVHAKMDYWMQASDGTPKELSETAK; from the coding sequence GTGACCTCTCACGACACGCTGCCGTCGCGGCGCGACGCCCGCGACGCGACCGAGGCCGAGCGGCCTCGGCGACGGCGTCCCCGCCAGACCGTCTTCGGGGCCCTCGTGGCACTCCTCGCGGAGCTCCTCATCATCGCCGGAGCGGGCACCGGGCTCTACGTGGTGTGGACCGCATGGTGGACCGACGTCGTCGCCGTGAACGAGCAGAACGAGTTGGTCAAGACGCTCGAACAGCCCGAGACGAAGCAGGCCGTCGGCACCGAGCACCGCGACGATGCCCCCGTGCTCTCCGAGCCGCCGGGGATGTCCACCGTGTTCGGCACGATGCAGATCCCCCGGTTCGGCGCGGACTACACCCGACCGATCGGTGAGGGCACTGATCGTGAACAGGTCCTCAACACGATCGGGCTCGGGCACTACCAGGACACCGCGATGCCCGGAGCAGAGGGCAACTTCGCCGTCGCCGGCCACCGGGTGACCTACGGCAAGCCGCTGAACCAGATCGCCGAGATGCAGGACGGCGACTCCATCGTCGTGCGCGTGACCGACGCGGAGCAGGACTTCGACGTCTGGTACGTCTACAAGGTGACCGACAGCCAGATCGTCACGCCGGACAAGATCGAGACCATCGCCCCCGTCCCGAACCAGCCCGGGGTCGAGCCGACGGCCGACGACCGCTGGCTGACGCTCACCGCCTGCCACCCCATGTGGTCGGCTGCCGAGCGGTACATCGTGCACGCGAAGATGGACTACTGGATGCAGGCGTCGGACGGTACGCCGAAGGAACTCTCGGAGACGGCCAAGTGA